Proteins found in one Pyxidicoccus trucidator genomic segment:
- a CDS encoding M3 family metallopeptidase: protein MPDSLVPDAARFVTCPPAEFRSSGEEAMAAARAGIARLKALRPPYTVREVLELYDEAMGALDDASSRASVARHSHPDAAMREAGEAAEQALETLLNDIRMDRGVYDVLASLDLSREDAPTRKWMEKVLREFRRAGVDRDAATRARVKELQEELIRIGQEFSRNILQDTRTQALPPSALEGLPDDYVRAHPPGADGQVRITTDYPDIIPFMTYSRDAKARETMWRLFRLRGHPANVDVLQRMVTRRHELATLLGYRNWAAYSTEDKMIRDEQAAADFIEKISTASAARTQHDYAVLLERKRREVPSAQRVDPWDQTYLEDRVRAEQYAFDSQLVRPYFEYSRVKQGVLDLTARLFGVTYRRVPDAPAWHPEVETYDVYEGDTLRGRFFLDMHPRDDKYKHAAQFTLTSGKTGYRLPEGVLLCNFPRPGAEPALLQHSDVVTFFHEFGHLLHHVFGGHTRWAGVSGVRTEWDFVEAPSQMLEEWARDTASLQTFALHHQTGEPIPADLVTRMNRADEFGKGLWVRQQMFYAALSLELYRREPGSVDVTELVRELQGKYTPFPYVEGTYFHLSFGHLDGYSSNYYTYMWSMVIAKDLFTVFQQKGLLDPVPAQAYRREVLEPGGSADAAKLVHAFLGRDYDFRAYEEWLNKAA from the coding sequence GTGCCAGACTCCCTCGTTCCCGACGCCGCCCGCTTCGTCACCTGCCCGCCAGCCGAGTTCCGGAGCTCCGGTGAGGAGGCCATGGCCGCGGCCCGCGCCGGAATCGCCCGCCTCAAGGCGCTCCGCCCCCCGTACACCGTGCGGGAGGTGCTGGAGCTGTACGACGAGGCCATGGGCGCGCTCGACGACGCCAGCTCCCGCGCGTCCGTGGCCCGCCATTCCCACCCGGACGCCGCGATGCGCGAGGCCGGAGAGGCCGCCGAGCAGGCGCTGGAGACGCTGCTCAACGACATCCGCATGGACCGGGGCGTCTATGACGTGCTCGCCTCGCTGGACCTGTCCCGCGAGGACGCCCCCACGCGCAAGTGGATGGAGAAGGTGCTGCGCGAGTTCCGCCGCGCCGGCGTGGACCGCGATGCCGCCACCCGCGCCCGCGTGAAGGAGCTGCAGGAGGAGCTCATCCGCATCGGCCAGGAGTTCAGCCGCAACATCCTCCAGGACACCCGCACCCAGGCCCTGCCTCCGTCCGCCCTGGAGGGGCTGCCCGACGACTACGTGCGCGCCCACCCGCCCGGCGCGGACGGCCAGGTGCGCATCACCACCGACTACCCGGACATCATCCCCTTCATGACGTACTCGCGGGACGCGAAGGCCCGCGAGACGATGTGGCGCCTGTTCCGCCTGCGGGGCCACCCCGCCAACGTGGACGTGCTCCAGCGCATGGTGACCCGCCGTCACGAGCTGGCCACGCTGCTGGGCTACCGTAACTGGGCGGCCTACTCTACCGAGGACAAGATGATTCGCGACGAGCAGGCCGCCGCGGACTTCATCGAGAAGATCTCCACCGCCTCCGCCGCGCGCACGCAGCACGACTATGCCGTGTTGCTGGAGCGCAAGCGCCGCGAGGTGCCCTCCGCCCAGCGCGTGGACCCCTGGGACCAGACGTACCTGGAGGACCGCGTCCGGGCCGAGCAGTACGCCTTCGACTCGCAGTTGGTGCGCCCGTACTTCGAGTACTCACGCGTGAAGCAGGGCGTGCTGGACCTGACGGCGCGGCTGTTCGGCGTCACCTACCGCCGCGTCCCGGACGCGCCGGCGTGGCACCCGGAAGTGGAGACCTACGACGTCTACGAGGGCGACACGCTGCGGGGCCGCTTCTTCCTGGACATGCACCCGCGAGACGACAAGTACAAGCACGCGGCCCAGTTCACCCTCACCAGCGGCAAGACGGGGTACCGGCTGCCGGAGGGCGTGCTCCTGTGCAACTTCCCCCGGCCCGGCGCCGAGCCCGCGCTGCTCCAGCACAGCGACGTGGTGACGTTCTTCCACGAGTTCGGCCACCTGCTGCACCACGTCTTCGGAGGCCACACGCGCTGGGCGGGCGTGTCCGGCGTGCGCACGGAGTGGGACTTCGTGGAGGCCCCGTCGCAGATGCTTGAGGAGTGGGCGCGCGACACCGCCAGCCTTCAGACGTTCGCGCTGCACCACCAGACGGGCGAGCCGATTCCGGCGGACCTCGTCACGCGGATGAACCGCGCCGACGAGTTCGGCAAGGGGCTGTGGGTGCGCCAGCAGATGTTCTACGCCGCGCTCAGCCTGGAGCTGTACCGGCGCGAGCCCGGGAGCGTGGACGTCACCGAGCTCGTGCGCGAGCTGCAGGGGAAGTACACGCCCTTCCCCTACGTGGAGGGCACGTACTTCCACCTGTCCTTCGGACACCTCGACGGGTACTCGTCCAACTACTACACGTACATGTGGTCGATGGTCATCGCGAAGGACCTGTTCACCGTGTTCCAGCAGAAGGGATTGCTGGACCCGGTGCCCGCGCAGGCCTACCGGCGCGAGGTGCTGGAGCCAGGGGGCTCGGCCGACGCCGCGAAGCTGGTGCACGCCTTCCTCGGGCGCGACTACGACTTCCGCGCCTACGAGGAGTGGCTCAACAAGGCCGCGTGA
- a CDS encoding esterase/lipase family protein, giving the protein MKQQRTPFLAVLALGLLGLSLPASAAAERTTYPVVFAHGLGGFDNILGLDYWGDDYGTFVGDPCNEFLEVSCNGDINSGQRSFVATVQPLQSSDVRGLELANDIESYMASAGVAHVNLVGHSQGGIDARKAARVLRERKGYAVVKVLLSVSSPHRGSPVAKFILDLGPGVTSVIDALFRIYGSVVYGPGNDGYAATKALVYNDYDPNDGKATGAKLFNTNYPVSASYASHYASLMTAQSGLSVNPALYLLRGFFFDIDGDGYCVDDCENDGAAGKGDGWKAEDDDDGLVGINSQQMGYRLRYTEQLFTLNSISIDSALGYVANMNAPSSLQMTSSSSLINQDHLDVIGLGPDTFDEMEFYAAIFNYVAKND; this is encoded by the coding sequence ATGAAGCAGCAGCGCACCCCATTCCTGGCAGTCCTGGCCCTGGGCCTCCTCGGACTGTCCCTCCCCGCTTCCGCCGCAGCGGAGCGGACGACGTACCCCGTCGTGTTCGCGCACGGCCTGGGCGGCTTCGACAACATCCTCGGCCTGGACTACTGGGGCGACGACTACGGCACCTTCGTCGGAGACCCCTGCAACGAGTTCCTCGAGGTGAGCTGCAACGGCGACATCAATAGCGGCCAGCGCTCCTTCGTCGCCACGGTGCAGCCGCTCCAGAGCTCGGATGTCCGCGGCCTCGAGCTGGCCAATGACATCGAGAGCTACATGGCCAGCGCGGGCGTCGCGCACGTAAACCTCGTCGGCCACTCGCAGGGCGGCATCGACGCCCGCAAGGCGGCGCGCGTGCTGCGCGAGCGCAAGGGCTACGCGGTGGTCAAGGTGCTGCTGAGCGTCTCCTCGCCCCACCGCGGCTCGCCCGTCGCCAAGTTCATCCTCGACCTGGGCCCCGGCGTCACCAGCGTCATCGACGCCCTGTTCCGCATCTACGGCAGCGTCGTCTACGGGCCGGGCAATGACGGCTACGCGGCCACCAAGGCGCTCGTCTACAACGACTATGACCCGAACGACGGCAAGGCGACGGGGGCGAAGCTGTTCAACACGAACTACCCGGTCAGCGCGTCCTACGCGTCCCACTACGCGTCGCTGATGACCGCCCAGTCCGGCCTCAGCGTGAACCCCGCGCTGTACCTGCTGCGCGGCTTCTTCTTCGACATCGACGGCGACGGCTACTGCGTCGACGACTGTGAGAATGACGGCGCGGCCGGCAAGGGCGACGGCTGGAAGGCGGAGGACGATGACGACGGGCTCGTCGGCATCAACTCCCAGCAGATGGGCTACCGGCTGCGCTACACCGAGCAGCTGTTCACCCTCAACTCCATCTCCATCGACTCGGCGCTGGGCTACGTCGCGAACATGAACGCGCCGAGCTCCCTCCAGATGACCTCCTCGTCGTCCCTCATCAACCAGGACCACCTGGACGTCATCGGCCTGGGGCCGGACACGTTCGACGAGATGGAGTTCTACGCGGCCATCTTCAACTACGTCGCGAAGAACGACTAG